A genomic stretch from Aedes albopictus strain Foshan chromosome 2, AalbF5, whole genome shotgun sequence includes:
- the LOC109432523 gene encoding ejaculatory bulb-specific protein 3-like has product MKLFIVLALIAVAAAQEATYNNRYDNIDVEEILKSDRLFKNYFNCLMDAGPCTPEGTDLKKYLPDALETGCTKCTEKQRDTGNKVIAWLIENRSMEWTMLKAKYDPENKLTERYRELAAKAGITL; this is encoded by the coding sequence ATGAAACTTTTCATCGTGCTCGCGTTGATCGCTGTAGCCGCAGCACAAGAGGCTACATACAACAACCGATATGATAACATCGacgtggaagaaatcctgaagtcgGATCGTCTCTTCAAGAACTATTTCAACTGCCTGATGGACGCCGGTCCATGCACTCCGGAAGGAACCGATCTAAAAAAGTATCTACCAGACGCCCTGGAAACGGGATGCACCAAGTGTACCGAGAAGCAGCGCGATACCGGAAACAAGGTGATCGCTTGGTTGATCGAGAACCGCTCGATGGAGTGGACCATGCTGAAGGCCAAGTACGACCCGGAGAACAAGCTGACCGAACGCTATCGGGAACTGGCTGCCAAGGCTGGAATCACACTGTAA
- the LOC109432520 gene encoding ejaculatory bulb-specific protein 3-like, giving the protein MKTLIFCAILAVAIAQEATYNNRYDNIDVEEILKSDRLFKNYFNCLMDVGPCTPEGTDLKKYLPDALETGCTKCTEKQRDTGNKVIAWLIENRPMEWTMLKAKYDPENKLTERYRELAAKAGIAL; this is encoded by the coding sequence ATGAAGACCCTCATATTCTGTGCCATTCTGGCTGTGGCCATCGCTCAGGAAGCTACTTACAACAACCGATATGATAACATCGacgtggaagaaattctgaaatcggATCGTCTCTTCAAGAACTATTTCAACTGCCTGATGGACGTCGGTCCATGTACTCCGGAAGGAACCGATCTGAAGAAGTACCTACCGGACGCACTGGAAACTGGCTGTACCAAATGTACCGAGAAGCAGCGTGATACCGGAAACAAAGTGATCGCTTGGTTGATCGAGAACCGCCCGATGGAGTGGACCATGCTGAAGGCCAAGTACGACCCGGAGAACAAGCTGACCGAACGCTATCGGGAACTGGCTGCCAAGGCTGGAATCGCTCTGTGA